A single region of the Ciconia boyciana chromosome 13, ASM3463844v1, whole genome shotgun sequence genome encodes:
- the ABCA3 gene encoding phospholipid-transporting ATPase ABCA3 isoform X1, which produces MVVLRQFGLLLWKNYILQKRQILVTVIEICLPLLFAAILIALRHRVHSISHPNATVYPPESVDDLPGFFYRRHPSNPWELAYVPSNSSAVRSIAEAVERALPISIRAQGFASERDFEEYVKSDNRSGSVLAAVVFKHRFRQSTAPLPLQVDYELRFKYSPRNAPRSEQTGLNPNLDRDWHTSYLFPLFQLPGPREAKFADGGTPGYIREGFLAVQHAVDRAIMQYHANASSTSLLENITVVVQRFPYPAYVNDLFLLAIQNQLPLLLMLSFTYTSLNIVRAVVHEKEKKLKEYMHMMGLSNWLHWSAWFLMFFLFLLVSVFFVTVLFCVKVSKQGAVLTNSDPTLVFTFLAIFSISSISFNFMVSTFFSRANVAAAAGGFLYFFSYIPYFFISPRYDLMSHSQKLASCLISNVAMAMGAQLIGMFEGKGTGIQWRDLMKPVSVDDNFTLAQVLGMLLLDSVLYGMVAWYVEAVFPGEYGVPQPWYFFLTPSYWCGRPRTVVGKEKEEEEDPEKALKSQYIEEEPADLVSGIKIKHLSKVFKVGNKMKEAVKDLTVNMYEGQITVLLGHNGAGKTTTLSMLTGLHSPTGGQAYINGYEISQDMVLIRRSLGLCPQHDVLFDNMTVEEHLHFYAGLKGYPPSKCPEEINHILRILNLEDKRRSLTKALSGGMKRKLSIGIALIGDSKVVMLDEPTSGMDPASRRATWDLLQQQRSNRTILLTTHFMDEADLLGDRIAIMAKGELQCCGSSLFLKRKYGAGYHMVMVKEPYCNLGEISRLICQYVPNATMESNAGAELSFILPKESTHRFEALFTELEQKREELGIASYGASVTTMEEVFLRVGKLVDSSMDIQAIQLPALQYQHERRSNDWAMDDSSSLSGMTDMTDDSGALITEDCSSIKLNTGFYLCCQQFYAMFMKRAMYSWRNWKMVAAQFLVPLIFTAFALIVAKTFPGPRDSSLLRLTLEPYGQTIVPFCISATSSLSQRLAEQYVELLDAQHQSPLEVLAGGLEEYLISRASEEGGAFNEHYIAAASFEGAGNRTVVTALFNNQAYHSPATALMLADNAVFRVLAGPNASITVTNYPQPRNITEKAKDQLMEGQTGFAIAINLLYGMASLASTFALLLVSERAIKAKHVQFVSGVYVVNFWLSALLWDIINFLIPCALMLVIFQAFDVQAFTQDSHLVDVMLIFLLYGWAIIPLMYLLSFFFSVAATAYTRLTIFNILSGTATFLAVTIMSIPELGLVDLSKTLDKVFLVLPNYCLGQCISDFYQNYEFIQFCTSSVEAIFICKAFNISYQMNYFSWETPGIGRYLTSLTIQGFSFLFVLFLIETNLLWRLRTLVCGICRRRKWVALLNRVSVLPEDRDVADERKKVLESPPELLSSLSSPLVIKELTKVYDSRESLLAVDRISLAVSKGECFGLLGFNGAGKTTTFKMLTGDESITSGDAFVDGHSILANIKKVQQRIGYCPQFDALLDHMTGRETLSMYARLRGIPERYIGSCVENMLRGLLLEPHADKLVRTYSGGNKRKLSAGIALIGGPPVIFLDEPSTGMDPVARRLLWDAVTRTRECGKSIIFTSHSMEECEALCTRLAIMVNGQFKCLGSPQHLKSKFGSGYTLLAKTRSEEEGELQAFKAFVEKTFPGSVLKHEHQGMVHYHLTNKNLSWAQVFGALEKAKEKYRLEDYSVSQISLEQVFMSFTRFQHYTEDRGK; this is translated from the exons AAACGGCAGATCTTGGTGACGGTCATCGAAAtctgcctgcctctgctcttCGCCGCCATCCTGATAGCGCTGCGGCACCGGGTGCACTCCATCAGCCACCCCAACGCCACCGTCTACCCCCCCGAGTCCGTGGATGACCTGCCAGGCTTCTTCTACCGCCGGCACCCCAGCAACCCCTGGGAGCTGGCTTACGTCCCCTCCAACAGCAGCGCCGTCAGGAGCATTGCCGAGGCGGTGGAGAGAGCTTTACCCATCAGCATCAGAG CTCAGGGCTTTGCCTCGGAGAGGGACTTCGAGGAGTACGTCAAGTCGGACAACCGCTCGGGCAGCGTGCTGGCCGCCGTCGTGTTCAAGCACCGCTTCCGTCAGagcacagccccgctgcccctccAG GTCGACTATGAGCTGCGCTTCAAGTACAGCCCGCGGAACGCCCCGCGGAGCGAGCAGACGGGTCTGAACCCCAACCTGGACCGGGACTGGCACACCAGCTACCTCTTCCCGCTCTTCCAGCTGCCCGGGCCCCGGGAGGCCAAGTTTGCCGATGGGGGGACGCCGG GCTATATCCGAGAAGGTTTCCTGGCGGTGCAGCATGCAGTGGACAGAGCCATCATGCAGTACCACGCCAACGCCAGCTCCACCAGCCTGCTGGAGAACATCACGGTGGTGGTGCAGCGCTTCCCCTACCCGGCGTACGTCAACGACCTCTTCCTCCTCGCCATCCAGAACCAATTGCCCCTGCTGCTCATGCTCAGCTTCACCTACACCTCCCTCAACATCGTCCGTGCCGTCGTGcatgagaaggagaagaagcTGAAG GAGTACATGCACATGATGGGCCTCAGCAACTGGTTGCACTGGAGCGCCTGGTTCCtcatgttcttcctcttcctcctggtgTCCGTGTTTTTCGTCACCGTGCTCTTCTGTGTCAAG GTGAGCAAACAGGGAGCAGTGCTCACCAACAGCGACCCCACACTGGTGTTCACCTTCCTTGCcatcttctccatctcctccatctccttcaACTTCATGGTGAGCACCTTCTTCTCCAGAG CAAACGTCGCGGCTGCCGCTGGCGGCTTCCTCTACTTTTTCTCCTACATCCCTTACTTCTTCATCTCGCCCCGCTACGACCTGATGTCCCACAGCCAGAAGCTGGCATCCTGCCTCATCTCCAACGTGGCCATGGCCATGGGGGCACAGCTTATAGGCATGTTCGAAGGAAAAG GGACTGGCATTCAGTGGAGGGACCTCATGAAGCCCGTCAGCGTGGACGACAACTTTACCTTAGCCCAagtgctggggatgctgctcctGGACTCTGTGCTCTACGGCATGGTGGCCTGGTACGTGGAGGCCGTCTTTCCAGGGGAGTACGGTGTGCCTCAGCCGTGGTACTTCTTCTTGACG CCCTCATACTGGTGCGGACGTCCCAGGACTGTCgtgggaaaagagaaggaggaggaggaggacccCGAGAAAGCCCTGAAGAGCCAGTACATTGAGGAGGAACCCGCCGACCTCGTGTCGGGAATCAAAATAAAGCACCTTTCCAAG GTCTTCAAAGTGGGAAACAAGATGAAAGAGGCAGTCAAGGACTTAACGGTGAACATGTATGAAGGGCAGATCACCGTCCTGTTGGGACACAACGGTGCTGGGAAGACCACCACTCTGTCCATGCTCACAG GTCTGCACTCTCCAACGGGCGGGCAGGCGTACATCAACGGCTACGAGATCTCCCAGGACATGGTCCTGATCCGCCGCAGCCTGGGCCTGTGTCCCCAGCACGACGTCCTCTTTGACAACATGACAGTGGAGGAGCACCTTCACTTCTACGCAGGG CTGAAGGGGTACCCACCCTCCAAGTGCCCCGAGGAGATCAACCACATCCTGAGGATCCTCAACCTGGAGGACAAGCGCCGCTCTCTGACCAAAGCGCTCTCCGGCGGCATGAAGCGCAAGCTCTCCATTGGCATCGCCCTCATTGGGGACTCCAAG GTGGTGATGCTGGATGAGCCGACATCAGGGATGGACCCAGCCTCTCGCAGGGCCACGTGggacctcctgcagcagcagaggagcaacCGCACCATCCTGCTGACCACCCACTTCATGGATGAGGCTGACCTGCTGGGGGACCGCATAGCTATCATGGCCAAGGGCgagctgcagtgctgtggctcCTCACTCTTCCTCAAGCGTAAATATG GGGCAGGATATCACATGGTGATGGTGAAGGAGCCCTACTGTAACCTGGGAGAGATCTCCCGCCTCATCTGTCAGTACGTGCCCAATGCCACCATGGAGAGCAATGCTGGGGCGGAGCTGTCCTTCATCCTGCCCAAGGAGAGCACGCACAG GTTTGAGGCCCTGTTCAcagagctggagcagaagcGGGAGGAGCTGGGCATCGCCAGCTATGGTGCCTCGGTCACCACCATGGAGGAAGTCTTCCTGAG GGTTGGGAAGCTTGTGGACTCCAGCATGGATATCCAGGCCAtccagctgcctgctctccaGTACCAGCACGAGAGACGCTCCAACGACTGGGCCATGGATGACTCCAGCAGCCTGAGCGGCATGACAGATATGACGGACGACAGCGGGGCGCTCATTACGGAGGACTGCTCCAGTATCAAGCTCAACACCGGG TTCTACCTGTGCTGCCAGCAGTTCTATGCCATGTTCATGAAGCGAGCCATGTACAGCTGGCGCAACTGGAAGATGGTGGCAGCGCAGTTCCTCGTGCCTCTGATCTTCACTGCCTTTGCCCTCATCGTGGCCAAGACCTTCCCGGGACCCAGGGACTCCTCCCTGCTGAGGCTGACACTGGAGCCCTACGGCCAGACCATCGTGCCTTTCTGCATCTCGGCCACCTCGAGTCTGTCGCAGAGGTTGGCGGAGCAGTACGTGGAGCTGCTGGACGCCCAGCATCAGTCACCGCTGGAGGTGCTGG CAGGTGGCCTGGAGGAGTACCTCATCTCAAGAGCCTCCGAGGAAGGGGGGGCCTTCAATGAGCACTACATCGCAGCTGCCTCCTTTGAAGGAGCCGGGAACCGCACGGTGGTCACTGCGCTCTTCAACAACCAGGCATACCACTCCCCTGCCACAGCCCTTATGCTGGCCGACAACGCTGTCTTCAGGGTACTGGCGGGCCCCAACGCCTCCATCACAGTCACCAACTACCCTCAGCCCCGCAACATCACTGAGAAGGCCAAAGACCAGCTCATGGA agGCCAGACCGGGTTCGCCATTGCCATCAACCTGCTGTACGGCATGGCCTCGCTCGCCAGCACCTTCGCTCTGCTGCTGGTCAGCGAGCGGGCCATCAAAGCCAAGCATGTCCAGTTTGTCAGCGGCGTCTACGTGGTCAACTTCTGGCTTTCCGCTCTGCTCTGGGACATCATCAACTTCCTCATCCCTTGTGCTCTGATGCTG GTGATATTCCAAGCCTTTGATGTGCAAGCCTTCACCCAAGACAGCCACCTCGTTGATGTGATGCTGATCTTCCTCCTTTATGGCTGGGCCATCATCCCCCTCATGTACCTCCTCAGCTTCTTCTTCTCGGTGGCAGCCACGGCCTACACCCGTCTCACCATCTTCAACATCCTCTCAGGCACGGCCACCTTCCTTGCGGTCACCATCATGAGCATCCCAG AGCTTGGCTTGGTGGATCTCTCCAAAACCCTGGATAAAGTCTTTCTTGTCTTACCCAATTACTGCTTGGGCCAATGCATCAGTGACTTCTACCAGAACTATGAGTTCATTCAGTTTTGTACCTCCTCCGTTGAAGCCATCTTCATCTGCAAGGCGTTCA ATATCAGTTATCAGATGAACTACTTTTCCTGGGAGACACCTGGGATCGGAAGATACTTGACCTCCTTGACCATCCAGggtttctccttcctcttcgTCCTTTTCCTCATTGAGACAAACCTTCTCTGGAGACTGAGAACTTTGGTCTGTGGCATCTGCAGGCGGCGGAAATGG GTGGCACTGCTGAACAGGGTGTCTGTGCTGCCAGAGGACCGGGATGTGGCAGATGAGAGGAAGAAGGTTTTGGAGTCCCCACCGGAACTGCTGTCATCTCTCAGCAGCCCTCTGGTCATCAAGGAGCTCACCAAG GTCTACGACAGCCGGGAGTCCCTGCTGGCGGTGGACAGGATCTCCTTAGCGGTCAGCAAAGGGGAATGCTTTGGCCTTCTTGGCTTCAATGGAGCGGGCAAAACCACCACCTTCAAGATGCTGACTGGTGACGAGAGCATCACGTCAGGGGACGCCTTTGTGGATGGCCACAGCATTCTGGCCAACATCAAGAAG GTCCAGCAGCGGATCGGCTACTGCCCGCAGTTCGATGCCCTCCTGGACCACATGACAGGCCGCGAGACCCTGAGCATGTACGCCCGGCTGCGGGGCATCCCCGAGCGGTACATCGGGAGCTGCGTGGAGAACATGCTGAGAGGGCTGCTCCTGGAGCCCCACGCTGACAAGCTCGTGAGGACCTACAG CGGTGGTAACAAGCGGAAGCTGAGCGCTGGCATTGCCCTTATCGGTGGTCCCCCCGTGATCTTCCTGGATGAGCCTTCCACTGGCATGGACCCCGTGGCCCGACGTTTGCTCTGGGACGCAGTGACGCGGACGCGGGAGTGTGGCAAATCCATCATCTTCACCTCCCACAG CATGGAGGAGTGTGAGGCCCTGTGCACGCGGCTGGCCATCATGGTGAACGGGCAGTTCAAATgcctgggcagcccccagcacctgAAAAGCAAGTTTGGCAGCGGCTACACCTTGCTGGCCAAAACGCGGAgtgaggaggagggtgagctgCAGGCCTTCAAGGCTTTTGTGGAGAAGACTTTCCCAG GCAGCGTCCTGAAACACGAGCACCAGGGCATGGTACATTATCACTTGACCAACAAGAACCTCAGCTGGGCACAG GTCTTCGGGGCCTTGGAGAAAGCCAAAGAGAAGTATCGCTTGGAAGACTACTCGGTGAGCCAGATATCCCTGGAGCAAGTCTTCATGAGCTTCACTCGCTTCCAGCACTACACAGAGGACAGAGGGAAATGA
- the ABCA3 gene encoding phospholipid-transporting ATPase ABCA3 isoform X2, translating to MVVLRQFGLLLWKNYILQKRQILVTVIEICLPLLFAAILIALRHRVHSISHPNATVYPPESVDDLPGFFYRRHPSNPWELAYVPSNSSAVRSIAEAVERALPISIRAQGFASERDFEEYVKSDNRSGSVLAAVVFKHRFRQSTAPLPLQVDYELRFKYSPRNAPRSEQTGLNPNLDRDWHTSYLFPLFQLPGPREAKFADGGTPGYIREGFLAVQHAVDRAIMQYHANASSTSLLENITVVVQRFPYPAYVNDLFLLAIQNQLPLLLMLSFTYTSLNIVRAVVHEKEKKLKEYMHMMGLSNWLHWSAWFLMFFLFLLVSVFFVTVLFCVKVSKQGAVLTNSDPTLVFTFLAIFSISSISFNFMVSTFFSRANVAAAAGGFLYFFSYIPYFFISPRYDLMSHSQKLASCLISNVAMAMGAQLIGMFEGKGTGIQWRDLMKPVSVDDNFTLAQVLGMLLLDSVLYGMVAWYVEAVFPGEYGVPQPWYFFLTPSYWCGRPRTVVGKEKEEEEDPEKALKSQYIEEEPADLVSGIKIKHLSKVFKVGNKMKEAVKDLTVNMYEGQITVLLGHNGAGKTTTLSMLTGLHSPTGGQAYINGYEISQDMVLIRRSLGLCPQHDVLFDNMTVEEHLHFYAGLKGYPPSKCPEEINHILRILNLEDKRRSLTKALSGGMKRKLSIGIALIGDSKVVMLDEPTSGMDPASRRATWDLLQQQRSNRTILLTTHFMDEADLLGDRIAIMAKGELQCCGSSLFLKRKYGAGYHMVMVKEPYCNLGEISRLICQYVPNATMESNAGAELSFILPKESTHRFEALFTELEQKREELGIASYGASVTTMEEVFLRVGKLVDSSMDIQAIQLPALQYQHERRSNDWAMDDSSSLSGMTDMTDDSGALITEDCSSIKLNTGFYLCCQQFYAMFMKRAMYSWRNWKMVAAQFLVPLIFTAFALIVAKTFPGPRDSSLLRLTLEPYGQTIVPFCISATSSLSQRLAEQYVELLDAQHQSPLEVLGGLEEYLISRASEEGGAFNEHYIAAASFEGAGNRTVVTALFNNQAYHSPATALMLADNAVFRVLAGPNASITVTNYPQPRNITEKAKDQLMEGQTGFAIAINLLYGMASLASTFALLLVSERAIKAKHVQFVSGVYVVNFWLSALLWDIINFLIPCALMLVIFQAFDVQAFTQDSHLVDVMLIFLLYGWAIIPLMYLLSFFFSVAATAYTRLTIFNILSGTATFLAVTIMSIPELGLVDLSKTLDKVFLVLPNYCLGQCISDFYQNYEFIQFCTSSVEAIFICKAFNISYQMNYFSWETPGIGRYLTSLTIQGFSFLFVLFLIETNLLWRLRTLVCGICRRRKWVALLNRVSVLPEDRDVADERKKVLESPPELLSSLSSPLVIKELTKVYDSRESLLAVDRISLAVSKGECFGLLGFNGAGKTTTFKMLTGDESITSGDAFVDGHSILANIKKVQQRIGYCPQFDALLDHMTGRETLSMYARLRGIPERYIGSCVENMLRGLLLEPHADKLVRTYSGGNKRKLSAGIALIGGPPVIFLDEPSTGMDPVARRLLWDAVTRTRECGKSIIFTSHSMEECEALCTRLAIMVNGQFKCLGSPQHLKSKFGSGYTLLAKTRSEEEGELQAFKAFVEKTFPGSVLKHEHQGMVHYHLTNKNLSWAQVFGALEKAKEKYRLEDYSVSQISLEQVFMSFTRFQHYTEDRGK from the exons AAACGGCAGATCTTGGTGACGGTCATCGAAAtctgcctgcctctgctcttCGCCGCCATCCTGATAGCGCTGCGGCACCGGGTGCACTCCATCAGCCACCCCAACGCCACCGTCTACCCCCCCGAGTCCGTGGATGACCTGCCAGGCTTCTTCTACCGCCGGCACCCCAGCAACCCCTGGGAGCTGGCTTACGTCCCCTCCAACAGCAGCGCCGTCAGGAGCATTGCCGAGGCGGTGGAGAGAGCTTTACCCATCAGCATCAGAG CTCAGGGCTTTGCCTCGGAGAGGGACTTCGAGGAGTACGTCAAGTCGGACAACCGCTCGGGCAGCGTGCTGGCCGCCGTCGTGTTCAAGCACCGCTTCCGTCAGagcacagccccgctgcccctccAG GTCGACTATGAGCTGCGCTTCAAGTACAGCCCGCGGAACGCCCCGCGGAGCGAGCAGACGGGTCTGAACCCCAACCTGGACCGGGACTGGCACACCAGCTACCTCTTCCCGCTCTTCCAGCTGCCCGGGCCCCGGGAGGCCAAGTTTGCCGATGGGGGGACGCCGG GCTATATCCGAGAAGGTTTCCTGGCGGTGCAGCATGCAGTGGACAGAGCCATCATGCAGTACCACGCCAACGCCAGCTCCACCAGCCTGCTGGAGAACATCACGGTGGTGGTGCAGCGCTTCCCCTACCCGGCGTACGTCAACGACCTCTTCCTCCTCGCCATCCAGAACCAATTGCCCCTGCTGCTCATGCTCAGCTTCACCTACACCTCCCTCAACATCGTCCGTGCCGTCGTGcatgagaaggagaagaagcTGAAG GAGTACATGCACATGATGGGCCTCAGCAACTGGTTGCACTGGAGCGCCTGGTTCCtcatgttcttcctcttcctcctggtgTCCGTGTTTTTCGTCACCGTGCTCTTCTGTGTCAAG GTGAGCAAACAGGGAGCAGTGCTCACCAACAGCGACCCCACACTGGTGTTCACCTTCCTTGCcatcttctccatctcctccatctccttcaACTTCATGGTGAGCACCTTCTTCTCCAGAG CAAACGTCGCGGCTGCCGCTGGCGGCTTCCTCTACTTTTTCTCCTACATCCCTTACTTCTTCATCTCGCCCCGCTACGACCTGATGTCCCACAGCCAGAAGCTGGCATCCTGCCTCATCTCCAACGTGGCCATGGCCATGGGGGCACAGCTTATAGGCATGTTCGAAGGAAAAG GGACTGGCATTCAGTGGAGGGACCTCATGAAGCCCGTCAGCGTGGACGACAACTTTACCTTAGCCCAagtgctggggatgctgctcctGGACTCTGTGCTCTACGGCATGGTGGCCTGGTACGTGGAGGCCGTCTTTCCAGGGGAGTACGGTGTGCCTCAGCCGTGGTACTTCTTCTTGACG CCCTCATACTGGTGCGGACGTCCCAGGACTGTCgtgggaaaagagaaggaggaggaggaggacccCGAGAAAGCCCTGAAGAGCCAGTACATTGAGGAGGAACCCGCCGACCTCGTGTCGGGAATCAAAATAAAGCACCTTTCCAAG GTCTTCAAAGTGGGAAACAAGATGAAAGAGGCAGTCAAGGACTTAACGGTGAACATGTATGAAGGGCAGATCACCGTCCTGTTGGGACACAACGGTGCTGGGAAGACCACCACTCTGTCCATGCTCACAG GTCTGCACTCTCCAACGGGCGGGCAGGCGTACATCAACGGCTACGAGATCTCCCAGGACATGGTCCTGATCCGCCGCAGCCTGGGCCTGTGTCCCCAGCACGACGTCCTCTTTGACAACATGACAGTGGAGGAGCACCTTCACTTCTACGCAGGG CTGAAGGGGTACCCACCCTCCAAGTGCCCCGAGGAGATCAACCACATCCTGAGGATCCTCAACCTGGAGGACAAGCGCCGCTCTCTGACCAAAGCGCTCTCCGGCGGCATGAAGCGCAAGCTCTCCATTGGCATCGCCCTCATTGGGGACTCCAAG GTGGTGATGCTGGATGAGCCGACATCAGGGATGGACCCAGCCTCTCGCAGGGCCACGTGggacctcctgcagcagcagaggagcaacCGCACCATCCTGCTGACCACCCACTTCATGGATGAGGCTGACCTGCTGGGGGACCGCATAGCTATCATGGCCAAGGGCgagctgcagtgctgtggctcCTCACTCTTCCTCAAGCGTAAATATG GGGCAGGATATCACATGGTGATGGTGAAGGAGCCCTACTGTAACCTGGGAGAGATCTCCCGCCTCATCTGTCAGTACGTGCCCAATGCCACCATGGAGAGCAATGCTGGGGCGGAGCTGTCCTTCATCCTGCCCAAGGAGAGCACGCACAG GTTTGAGGCCCTGTTCAcagagctggagcagaagcGGGAGGAGCTGGGCATCGCCAGCTATGGTGCCTCGGTCACCACCATGGAGGAAGTCTTCCTGAG GGTTGGGAAGCTTGTGGACTCCAGCATGGATATCCAGGCCAtccagctgcctgctctccaGTACCAGCACGAGAGACGCTCCAACGACTGGGCCATGGATGACTCCAGCAGCCTGAGCGGCATGACAGATATGACGGACGACAGCGGGGCGCTCATTACGGAGGACTGCTCCAGTATCAAGCTCAACACCGGG TTCTACCTGTGCTGCCAGCAGTTCTATGCCATGTTCATGAAGCGAGCCATGTACAGCTGGCGCAACTGGAAGATGGTGGCAGCGCAGTTCCTCGTGCCTCTGATCTTCACTGCCTTTGCCCTCATCGTGGCCAAGACCTTCCCGGGACCCAGGGACTCCTCCCTGCTGAGGCTGACACTGGAGCCCTACGGCCAGACCATCGTGCCTTTCTGCATCTCGGCCACCTCGAGTCTGTCGCAGAGGTTGGCGGAGCAGTACGTGGAGCTGCTGGACGCCCAGCATCAGTCACCGCTGGAGGTGCTGG GTGGCCTGGAGGAGTACCTCATCTCAAGAGCCTCCGAGGAAGGGGGGGCCTTCAATGAGCACTACATCGCAGCTGCCTCCTTTGAAGGAGCCGGGAACCGCACGGTGGTCACTGCGCTCTTCAACAACCAGGCATACCACTCCCCTGCCACAGCCCTTATGCTGGCCGACAACGCTGTCTTCAGGGTACTGGCGGGCCCCAACGCCTCCATCACAGTCACCAACTACCCTCAGCCCCGCAACATCACTGAGAAGGCCAAAGACCAGCTCATGGA agGCCAGACCGGGTTCGCCATTGCCATCAACCTGCTGTACGGCATGGCCTCGCTCGCCAGCACCTTCGCTCTGCTGCTGGTCAGCGAGCGGGCCATCAAAGCCAAGCATGTCCAGTTTGTCAGCGGCGTCTACGTGGTCAACTTCTGGCTTTCCGCTCTGCTCTGGGACATCATCAACTTCCTCATCCCTTGTGCTCTGATGCTG GTGATATTCCAAGCCTTTGATGTGCAAGCCTTCACCCAAGACAGCCACCTCGTTGATGTGATGCTGATCTTCCTCCTTTATGGCTGGGCCATCATCCCCCTCATGTACCTCCTCAGCTTCTTCTTCTCGGTGGCAGCCACGGCCTACACCCGTCTCACCATCTTCAACATCCTCTCAGGCACGGCCACCTTCCTTGCGGTCACCATCATGAGCATCCCAG AGCTTGGCTTGGTGGATCTCTCCAAAACCCTGGATAAAGTCTTTCTTGTCTTACCCAATTACTGCTTGGGCCAATGCATCAGTGACTTCTACCAGAACTATGAGTTCATTCAGTTTTGTACCTCCTCCGTTGAAGCCATCTTCATCTGCAAGGCGTTCA ATATCAGTTATCAGATGAACTACTTTTCCTGGGAGACACCTGGGATCGGAAGATACTTGACCTCCTTGACCATCCAGggtttctccttcctcttcgTCCTTTTCCTCATTGAGACAAACCTTCTCTGGAGACTGAGAACTTTGGTCTGTGGCATCTGCAGGCGGCGGAAATGG GTGGCACTGCTGAACAGGGTGTCTGTGCTGCCAGAGGACCGGGATGTGGCAGATGAGAGGAAGAAGGTTTTGGAGTCCCCACCGGAACTGCTGTCATCTCTCAGCAGCCCTCTGGTCATCAAGGAGCTCACCAAG GTCTACGACAGCCGGGAGTCCCTGCTGGCGGTGGACAGGATCTCCTTAGCGGTCAGCAAAGGGGAATGCTTTGGCCTTCTTGGCTTCAATGGAGCGGGCAAAACCACCACCTTCAAGATGCTGACTGGTGACGAGAGCATCACGTCAGGGGACGCCTTTGTGGATGGCCACAGCATTCTGGCCAACATCAAGAAG GTCCAGCAGCGGATCGGCTACTGCCCGCAGTTCGATGCCCTCCTGGACCACATGACAGGCCGCGAGACCCTGAGCATGTACGCCCGGCTGCGGGGCATCCCCGAGCGGTACATCGGGAGCTGCGTGGAGAACATGCTGAGAGGGCTGCTCCTGGAGCCCCACGCTGACAAGCTCGTGAGGACCTACAG CGGTGGTAACAAGCGGAAGCTGAGCGCTGGCATTGCCCTTATCGGTGGTCCCCCCGTGATCTTCCTGGATGAGCCTTCCACTGGCATGGACCCCGTGGCCCGACGTTTGCTCTGGGACGCAGTGACGCGGACGCGGGAGTGTGGCAAATCCATCATCTTCACCTCCCACAG CATGGAGGAGTGTGAGGCCCTGTGCACGCGGCTGGCCATCATGGTGAACGGGCAGTTCAAATgcctgggcagcccccagcacctgAAAAGCAAGTTTGGCAGCGGCTACACCTTGCTGGCCAAAACGCGGAgtgaggaggagggtgagctgCAGGCCTTCAAGGCTTTTGTGGAGAAGACTTTCCCAG GCAGCGTCCTGAAACACGAGCACCAGGGCATGGTACATTATCACTTGACCAACAAGAACCTCAGCTGGGCACAG GTCTTCGGGGCCTTGGAGAAAGCCAAAGAGAAGTATCGCTTGGAAGACTACTCGGTGAGCCAGATATCCCTGGAGCAAGTCTTCATGAGCTTCACTCGCTTCCAGCACTACACAGAGGACAGAGGGAAATGA